The DNA window GCTTCAAATTCTTTCTTTTCGATGGTTTCTTTTGTGATTAATTCTTTGGCAATCAGTGCGAGTTTTGACTTTTTGGCTTTTAATGTTTTGTCAGCAACATTTTCAGCATCGCGAATGAATTTCTTTACTTCTTCATCAATTTCCGAAGCTATTTTTTCCGAAAAATTCCTGCCTTCGGAAATTTCCCTTCCAAGAAATACCAATTCTTCGTGGCCCCCAAAACTCACTGGTCCCAGCTTTTCTGACATTCCATATTTAGTAACCAAATCCCTTGCTAATTCAGAAGCTATTTTCAAATCATTCGATGCGCCAGTAGTTAGTTCATTAAAAATTAATTTTTCAGCGCAATAACCACCCAACAATACTGCCAACTCATCCACAAATTCTGATTTACTTCTTAAATGTTTATCCTCTGATGGAAGTTTTAGGGTATACCCGGCTGCTCTGCCTCGGGAAATAATTGAGACCTTATGCACTGGGTCAGTATGCTTTAAGCTCGCATTAATCAGAGCGTGTCCTGCTTCATGATAAGCGGCAATCTCTTTTTCTTTTTTTGTCAGGATGTGGCTTTTTCTTTCTGGACCCAATAAAACCTTTTCAATTGAATTCGTTAAATCCAATTGTGTTATCGTTTTTTGATTTTTTCTGGCCGCAAGTATCGCAGCTTCATTAACCAAATTAGCGAGGTCTGCTCCGGAGAATCCAGGAGTTCTTTCTGCTAATTGTCTGATATTAACATTATCAGCCAGTTTTTTATTCTTTGCGTGGATTTTTAAAATATCTTCGCGTTCATTAATATCCGGCATATCCAAGATAACTCTGCGGTCAAATCTCCCTGGTCTTAACAAAGCAGGGTCCAGAATATCAGGCCGGTTAGTAGCTGCCATTACAATCAGATTTGTATTATTATCAAATCCATCCATTTCAACTAAAATCTGGTTCAATGTTTGCTCTCTTTCGTCATGTCCTCCGCCTAATCCTGCGCCTCTGTGCCTGCCAACAGCGTCAATTTCATCAATAAATACAATTGCCGGCGCATGTTTTTTTGCTGTTTGAAATAAATCCCTGACTCTTGAAGCGCCGACACCAACAAACATTTCTACGAATTCCGAACCGGAAATATGGAAAAAGGGGACATTGCTTTCGCCTGCTGTTGCTCTGGCCAATAAAGTTTTTCCGCATCCCGGAGGGCCCATTAAAAGCACTCCTCTTGGGATTCTGGCTCCGATATCAGTGAATTTCTTGGGAAATTTTAAAAACTCGACAATTTCTTTTAATTCTTCTTTTGCTTCCTCAATTCCAGCCACATCTTTAAAAGTGATCCTTTTGCCTTTTTCCGGTTCATTCATTTTAGCATTCGATTTACCAAAAGATAATGCCTGGGTTTGGCCTTTTTGCGCCTGGCGGAACATAATCCATATAAATATCCCAATTAGGAGAAATGGCAGAAGGAATGGTAAAAGATTTTCAATCCAATATATAATACCTGATTCATCTTTTATTTCAAGAGCAACCCCTTTTAATTTATTCGCATCAACTCCTAAGTTTTTCAAAGATTCGCTGAGTCCGGCTTCCCCTTCTTTTTGGCTTAATTTCTTGGTTTCATCTTTAAGTAGGATTTCCAATTTATTTGACTGGATGGTTATTTTCGCCACCCTGTCTTCATTAATTAAAGAAACCACCTGGTTCAGAGGAATTGTTTCTATTGAGGTGAATGAGGAATTATAGATAGTAAAAATCCCTGATATTATAAGTAGAACAAAAAATGCGATTAATAAATTTTTGATAAAAGTTTTCACCCCGTACTAGATTTTCGACATATTTATAATCATTTTTGCCGAAAATCAATTAATGTTTATTATTTTAATAATCTATTATTGATTTATCATGCCCCGATTGCGGTCCGATGGACATCGGACCAGTCGAAAATTCAGTATCGGGGTTCATAAATATTATCATACCATGATTTAGGAAAAATTCAAATAAAAAAGATGCCCTCCGACCGGAGTCGGAGGGCAGAGGGTTTCGTTATTGGTACAGTTCGCGGTGTCGGCGGCCATTGCCACGGTTATGGTTTTGTCGTCCGTTGACATGACCATTGGATCCTTCGTGTTTGCGAAAAGGGTCCACTTGAAGATTGGCGATTTCATTTGCCGTCTTGGGATCGATGGCCGGAGCCGTCTTCGTTTGTTGGGACAGTTTTTCGGACGCGGGCTTGGGCGTGGATTTCTTGATGAGCCGTGCGTTCTTGTCTGGATTAGTTACACGAAGGCGATAGATGCCTCTCTTTTCGTCCAGGAAGTACTCTGTTAGAAATTCAGCAGATGTTCCGTTTGACCAGAGGCGTACCTTGATTCGTTTCATGGTTTCGAATCTCCAAACGTCTGGTTCGTGCGGATACTGAGCATCGAGAACTTTTCCACTCTCATCAGTCACCGCGAATTTGGTGAACTGATTTTGCCGGAAAAGCTTGTTGTTGTGCTCAATCTTCACGCCGTTGAATAACGTGAACTGCTTGCCTTCTTTTCCAATCCATTTTTCGCAGGGCTGGGAAAATAATTTCCCGTCCCCTTTGAAAAACTTGACCACCATTCGGAACGAAACCCGGATGGAACCAAAAGTAAAAATGAACATTTTATCCTCCTTGCCTTGCTTTAAGCTAAGGACTTATACTACTATTATATACCCAAACAAAAAATCTGTCAACCCTGTAGTAGATTTTGGACTAATTAAAATTGAAATGCTCCGACCAGAGTCGGAGCAGTCCAAAATTCACTACGGGGTCAAGCCCATTATTTTTTATTCCAATATCGGCTTCAATGCCATTCTGTATTCTGACGGTTTAATGGATAAAATCTTAAAATTGTATTCTTTGTTGAGTTTTAATGTTTCCTGCATTTTAGCTTCAGTGACGAATTCGGAAATATGCGCCAAGCCCTGGATATTTTTATCTAATTTTACAAAAGCGCCAAAAGGATTGAATTTCGTAACAGTTCCTTTGACTGTTTGTCCGGTCTGGTATTTTTCTTCAACATTAGCCCATGGATTTTTTTTTAATGCCCGGGTTGATAAAGAAACTCTATCTCCATCTATTTCAATTATCTGGGCTTTAACTTTGTCGCCGACTTTGAAAATTTCATTTGGGTTATCAATAATCTGCCAGTTCATTTCGGAAATATGGATCAATCCTTCAAGTTCATCTCCGCCGTCGCCAAGGCTTTGGCGGACAGGGAATTTTATAAATGCGCCGAAATCAACAATGCCGGTGATAATCCCTTCAACTGTGTCTCCGACTTTGTATTTTTCCAGAGCAATTTTTAATTTCTTTTCTTCTGTTGCTTTTTCTGAAACAATTATTTTTTTCTCCCGCTGGTTAACATCGATTATTTTTAATTTAAGCGTCTGGCCGATCAGTTTATTCAATTCGGAAAGGATTCTTGTTTTATCTCCACCTTCAACTCTCGGATAGTGGGATGAAGACAATTGAGAAACAGGCATAAATGCCTCAATCCCATTAACTTCTATCATTAATCCGCCTTTATTTGCCTTGGTAACCATAGCATCAATAATTTCATTTTTTTCCAATTTTTCTCTTAAACCTTTCCAGGTTTTTTCTTCACCAGCCTTGAGCAGAGAAACCTCGACATAGCCATCTTCATTATCAATGGAAATAATTTTTACCATTAGAATGTCATTTAATTTAACATTTTTAAACTCGAAAGGATGCTTTTTGATTTCGCTTCCCAGAATTATCCCGTTTTTAAAATTGCCCAAATCAAGATAAATAATGCTTGGCTTTAAAGCAATAACATTACCCTCAACAACATCACCAACCTTGGGAATATTAAAAGTCTCTTGGTCAAAGAGTTTTTGCATTAATGGTGAATTTTTAACTTCTGTTTTCATATCCTAAAAGTATAAAACATGTTTATTTTTTTGGCAAGTATTCACTCCGCTTTTTTTATGCTATAATTAAAATATGAAAATTACTTGGCATGGTCAAAGCTGTTTTAAGCTTTTGGTTAAATCTAATAATGGCGGAAAAATCACCATACTTATTGACCCATTTGACAAAGAAATAGGACTGAATCCTCCGCGCGGCGGGGCTGACGTTGTTTTAATTACCCATAACCATCACGACCATAATAATCTTAAAGCCGTGAGCGGCACGCCGTTTGTGATTAGTGGTCCGGGAGAATATGATATTAAAGGAGTTCCGATTAAAGGCGTATATTCTTATCATGACAATTCCAAGGGCAGCGAAAATGGCGTGAATACAATATATGTAATTGAAGCAGAAAATATGCAGATTTGCCACTTAGGTGATTTGGGACAGAAAGAATTAACTGATGAGCAGTTGGATAAAATGGGAGAAATCGATATTTTAATGGTTCCGGTCGGCGGGACATGGACAATAGACGGAGAAGGAGCAGTTAAGATTATAAACCAGATTGAGCCGAGTATTACAATTCCAATGCATTATAAAATACCAGGTATAAATATCAAACTTGAAAAAGTTGATGATTTTTTAAAGGAAATCGGAGTCCAGCAGAAAACAGTGGATGAGCTTGATGTCAAAAAGCTTGATTTAGGAGAGGATATGAAAGTAGTGGTAATGAAACCATTATGAGCTTTATAGACAATTTGCAAAAAAAGCCAAAAAAAACCAGAGTTTTGATTGTATGGGCAGCAAGCATTTGCGTAATGATAATTATTATCATAATCTGGCTTTTTTCTTTTTCCAGCAATTTGGATACCAAAAAAATTGAACAAGGCATCGGAGATACGAAAATTCCATCTTTATTTGAAAGCATAGGCAAGGATTTTTCCCTAATTAAAGAAAAATTGGAAGCAAGTTTTAAAAATGTTAAAGACAAAATAAATGAAGGAGAAACAGGACAACAATAAATATAAAGAAAACAAAGGCAATCAGGATATAAACGAAGGTCCGAAGAAAAATATTGAATTGAAAGAAATTACCGAAGAAATGCAGGAATCCTATTTAGATTATGCCATGAGTGTTATCGTGGCTAGGGCATTGCCTGATGTACGCGATGGATTGAAACCAGTCCACCGCCGAATTTTATATGCTATGCATGATATGGGATTGTCTTCCGGCGCCAAATACAGAAAATCAGCAACAGTTGTCGGAGAAACATTGGGTAAATATCATCCGCATGGCGATATGGCTGTTTATGATTCTATGGTCAGAATGGCACAGGATTTTGCAATGAGATATCCATTGGTGGATGGCCAGGGCAATTTTGGTTCGGTTGACGGAGATAATGCTGCTGCTATGCGCTATACTGAAACTCGCTTGACCCCGATTGCTGAAGAAATGCTTAAAGACATCGAAAAAGATACTATTGATTTTGTTCCAAATTATGACAATACCCGTGTAGAGCCGAAAGTCCTGCCTTCGCGCATTCCCCAGCTTCTTTTAAATGGGACGCTGGGCATTGCTGTTGGCATGGCAACCAGTATTCCGCCTCATAATCTGACAGAAGTAATTGATGCTACAAATCATTTAATTGATAATCCAAAGGCCACTGTTGAAGATTTATTCCAGTTTATTAAGGGCCCGGATTTCCCGACTGGCGGAGAAATTTACAATAAAAAAGAAATAATTCAGGCATATGTTTTCGGTAAAGGTCCGATATTAAACAGGGCAAAAATAGATATTATTGAAGAAAAGGGCAAATTCAGAATAATTATCTCAGAATTGACTTATCAGACCAATAAATCAACATTGCTGGAAAAAATTGCTGATTTAGTAAAAGAGAAAAAACTGGAAGGCATAAGAGATATTCGTGATGAATCCGATAAAGACGGAATAAGAATTGTGATTGAATTAAAAAACGACGCTTTCCCGCAGAAAATTTTAAATAAATTATACAAATACACAGAACTCCAGAAGACCTTTCATTTGAATATGCTGGCCTTGACCGAAGGAATCCAGCCGCAAACTTTGTCATTGAAACAAGTATTGACCCAGTTTATCGAGCACCGTCAAATTGTTGTAACCAGAAGATACAAATTTGAATTGGCCAAAACAACAGAAAGAGTTCATATATTGGAAGGATTAGCTAAAGCACTGAAAAACATTGATAAAGTAATTGAGCTGATTAAAAAATCCAAGGACCGCGAAGATGCAAAACTCGGATTGATGAAAACATTCAAACTGACCGAAATTCAAGCAAATGCAATTTTGGAAATGAGGCTTCAAACACTGGCTGGGCTGGAGAGAAAGAAAATTCTTGATGAATTAGAAGAGAAATTAAAATTGATAAAAGAAATTGAAGATATCTTAGCTAATCCTAAAAAGATTTTGAAAAAAGTCAAAGATGAATTGCTGGAAATTAGGCAGAAATACGGAGACGAGAGAAAGACAAAAGTATTTACGTCAAAAGTCGGAGAATTTGCCGAAGAAGATTTAATAGCAGACCAGGAAATAATTGTTACGGTTACCAATACCGGCTATATCAAGAGAGTTGATCCCAAGTCATATCGCGCCCAGAATCGCGGGGGCAAAGGAATGATCGGCATCAAAACAAAAGAAGAAGATTTTGTCGAGCATTTCTTTGTCTGTTCAACCCATGATGATTTGCTTTTCTTCAGTAATAAAGGAAAAGTTTTTCAGAATAAGGCCTATGAGATTCCGGAAGCAACACGGGTTTCCAGAGGTAGGGCAATTGTGAATATTCTGGGGCTGTCTTCAGAAGAAAAAATCAGCGCAGTAGTGCCGCTGGAACGGGAGAAAAAAGGCACCAATGGAAATAACATCCAGTCGAAATTTTTGGCAATGGTCACAAAAAAGGGTATAATAAAAAAGACAGAGGTTGATAAGTTTAGAAATATCAGGAAAGGTGGAATGGCGGCAATTACCCTGGATAAAGGCGATGATTTGAAATGGGTGAAAATAACACATGGCGATGATGAAATAATGCTGGTGACAAAACTGGGCCAGGCAATTAAATTTTCAGAAAAAGATTTAAGACCGATGGGCAGAAATGCTATGGGCGTGAGAGGCGTAAAATTGAGAGTGATAAAATCAAAAGACAAGGAAGAATTTACAGACGCGGTTGTGGGTATGGAAATAATTACTGCTAATACAAAAAAATTAAATCCGGATATTTTAGTTGTAAGTTCTAATGGTTATGGCAAAAGAACGCCGGTTGATAATTTCAAAGTCCAGCGCCGCGGTGGTGTGGGCATAAAGGCAGCCAATACTACTGAAAAAACCGGTTCATTAATCGGAATTAGAATGATTACGCCGGAAAAAGAGGATTTAATTGTTACTTCTGAAAAAGGTAATGTAATTAGAACAAGCATCAAAAACATTTCAAAATTAGGAAGAGTAACGCAAGGTGTGAGAATTATGAAATTGGCTGATAAAGACAAAGTTGCTTCAATTGCATGCGTCTAAAATTTATAATTTAAAATTTATGACATTAGGTACTGGTGGTTTTCTTAATCCAGGGGAAACAATAAAACAACTCAATATTGCCAAAGGAATGCAGGTTGTTGATTTTGGCTGTGGAGCGGGTTATTTTGTGATTCCAATGGCTAAAATGGTTTTTGAACAAGGCAAGGTATATGCTTTAGACGTTTTGGACTCAGCTCTCGAATCTGTACGCAGCAAAGCGAAGATTGAAGGACTTTTTAATATTGTGGTCAGGCGCTGTAATTTAGAGGTTTTAAATAGTTCAGGACTGGATAATAATTCAATGGATTTAATTTTATTATCCAATATTTTATTCCAGTCAGATAATAAACCTGGTATAATAAAAGAAGCAGTCAGGGTTTTGAAAAAAAGCGGAGAATTGGCAATTATAGACTGGCGCGCAAACCAGCCATTAGGTCCGTCCAAAGAATTAATTGTGCCAATAGAAAATATTAAAAAACTGGCCGAAGAGAACGGATTGATTTTCAAAAAAGATATTTTAGTTGATAAATACCACTGGGGAATGATATTTACTAAATAAAATGGAAAAGAAACAAATTTTAATCATTGTCTGCGCAGCGATTGCGATAATAATCGTTGTGATTATTTTTGGACTGATGAGTAGGGAGAAATGCAAGCCAGCAAATTTGGAAATGTGGGGGGTTTATGATGAATCAGAGATTTACAACGAGTTTATTGACGAGTATAAAAAAACAGCCGAATGTCAGGTAACAATTATTTATAAAAAGAAATCTTTCGAGACTTATGAGAAAGAATTAGTTGACGCTTTTGCTGTTGACCAAGGTCCGGATATTTGGCTGATACATAATACGTGGCTGGCCAAACACAAAGAAAAAATAAAGGAAATGCCGGAAGATCTTTTATTACTTGCTGATTTCAGGAAAATATTTGTTGAAGTTGCTGAACACGATTTGGTTGACAGTGGGAAAATTTACGGATTGCCATTGTATATTGATACTTTGGCTTTATTTTATAACAAAAACTATTTCAACAGCGCCGGCATTTCCAGTCCGCCGGAAACATGGGAAGAGTTGATTGAGGATTTAGACAAACTAACAACAAAAAACCAATGGGGAGGAATAGAGCGCGCGGGCGCGGCCATTGGCACAGCTGAAAATATAAACCGGGCAACTGATATTCTGTCGCTTTTGATGCTACAGAATGGCACACAAATGGTGAGCGAAGACAAAAAAACAAGCACCATTAATAAAGGCGTAATATTGAAAGACGAAACCTATTATCCAGGCAAAGATGCTTTGCGTTTTTATACGGATTTTTCAAATCCGAGCAAAAGAAATTATACTTGGAACAGGCAGGTGCCTTATTCAATAGATGCTTTTGCTGATGGAAAATCTGCAATGATGTTCGGTTATGCTTATCATATCCAGAACATTGCCTCAAAAGCTCCTTATTTGAATTACGGCATTGCCACAATGCCTCAGATTAAAGACCGCGAATTTGATATAAATTATGCCAATTACTGGGCTTATACAGTTTCTAAAAAAACAAAATCCCCAGAAGAGGCCTGGAAATTTTTGCTCTATTTAACCCAAAAGGAAATTAATAAACGCTATACGCAGAAAACAGGTAGGCCAACTAGCAGAAGGGACTTGATTGATTGGCAAAAAGGCGATAATCTTAATTTAGCGGTCTTTGTTGGTCAAAGTTTGACTGCACGTAGCTGGTACCAGATTGATCCGCCAGTAATAGAGAAGATTTTCTCTGACGCCATTGAGTCAGTTGTGCTTGGTAGCGCCAATATAGAAAAAGCTATTGAAATTGCCAATGACCAAATAAATTTATTAATGAAAGATTAATTATAAAGGTTCAGGGTAACAAAAATATGAAACAGAACCAAAACAAGAAACCCGCCGCAAGCCCTGCAAGCAGGCGGGCCCGCCTAAATGCGCAAAGCGCTTTTGGCGGGAAATTATTGCCTATTATAACAATTTGTATTATGGCCTTGATAGCCGGTTCCTTGGTTGTCAATGCTGTGGTTATTGAAAATCCATTGAAATATGATGATATCGGAAAGATAATAAGTGCTATAGGAGGTTTATTAAAGGTTCTGGCTATTGGTATAGGAACAATTATGATTATAATTGCTGGAATTCAGTATATGACTTCAGCCGGAAATGAAGAAAGAGCGGCAAAAGCCAAAAAAACCATTCTTTACACGCTTATTGGCGTAGCAATTGTAGTGGCAGTAGATTTTATTATTGGACTTATTGGAGAAATTGTAGGGAAAAAATAAATAATTAATAATTTATTTGATTAATATGAAATATTTAATTCCGGTTCTTGCAACAATTTTTGTGCTTTTTCCCGTAATCGCCCATGCTAGCATAATTCTTATCAGATGTGGTAGCTTGCCAGAATATACCTCAAAATTATGCTATTTATTGGAGGATATCCAAAAAATATTATACGGACTTTCTTTGGGAATAGCGGTAATCGTTATTATTGTCGGAGGTGTTACTTATATGACGGCTGGCAATGATGAAGAGAAGACAAAAAGAGCAAAAAAGATTATAACTAATGGTGTTATCGGTTTTGCTATAGTATTAGCCTTTTCTTTTATCTTGGGGATGGTGATGGAAATAATAGAAAATAGTCTTGGCGTATAATTCTTAAAGGTCGGAAGATAAATATAGTAATTAAAATATATATGAAAAAACTTTTACCAGTTGTCCTATTGTCTTTAATGGTTTTACCATTATTTGCCAGCGCTGCGGCTGTAAATCCAGAGATTGCTATCTGTAATATTTTGAACAAAATTAAGGTTGTCATTGCGGCATTGGGTTTTGGTTTAGCGGTGATTTTCCTGATTATAGGCGGTATTCAATATATGACTGCAGGAGGTGATGATGAAAAAGCAAGCAAAGCGAAAAAATTGATTATCAATGCTATAATTGGCATTGCCATAATTTTTGCTGCGACCTTTATACTTAGTTTGGTTGAAGGATTATTGATTGGTGGTGGTATTACACCTAATCCTTTTGGCAATCCTTGCGGCAGTTATTAATTGCAAAGATTTAAATTCTGACGAGCTTCGAAGCTTCGCCACACTCTTTGAGAGTGTGGCGATTGATTTTTAGGATAATTTGGGATAAGATTTAATTGTTGTTCGGGTGGCGGAACTGGCAGACGCGTTAGCCTTAGGAGCTAAT is part of the Patescibacteria group bacterium genome and encodes:
- the ftsH gene encoding ATP-dependent zinc metalloprotease FtsH; this encodes MKTFIKNLLIAFFVLLIISGIFTIYNSSFTSIETIPLNQVVSLINEDRVAKITIQSNKLEILLKDETKKLSQKEGEAGLSESLKNLGVDANKLKGVALEIKDESGIIYWIENLLPFLLPFLLIGIFIWIMFRQAQKGQTQALSFGKSNAKMNEPEKGKRITFKDVAGIEEAKEELKEIVEFLKFPKKFTDIGARIPRGVLLMGPPGCGKTLLARATAGESNVPFFHISGSEFVEMFVGVGASRVRDLFQTAKKHAPAIVFIDEIDAVGRHRGAGLGGGHDEREQTLNQILVEMDGFDNNTNLIVMAATNRPDILDPALLRPGRFDRRVILDMPDINEREDILKIHAKNKKLADNVNIRQLAERTPGFSGADLANLVNEAAILAARKNQKTITQLDLTNSIEKVLLGPERKSHILTKKEKEIAAYHEAGHALINASLKHTDPVHKVSIISRGRAAGYTLKLPSEDKHLRSKSEFVDELAVLLGGYCAEKLIFNELTTGASNDLKIASELARDLVTKYGMSEKLGPVSFGGHEELVFLGREISEGRNFSEKIASEIDEEVKKFIRDAENVADKTLKAKKSKLALIAKELITKETIEKKEFEALMAK
- a CDS encoding S1 RNA-binding domain-containing protein, whose protein sequence is MQKLFDQETFNIPKVGDVVEGNVIALKPSIIYLDLGNFKNGIILGSEIKKHPFEFKNVKLNDILMVKIISIDNEDGYVEVSLLKAGEEKTWKGLREKLEKNEIIDAMVTKANKGGLMIEVNGIEAFMPVSQLSSSHYPRVEGGDKTRILSELNKLIGQTLKLKIIDVNQREKKIIVSEKATEEKKLKIALEKYKVGDTVEGIITGIVDFGAFIKFPVRQSLGDGGDELEGLIHISEMNWQIIDNPNEIFKVGDKVKAQIIEIDGDRVSLSTRALKKNPWANVEEKYQTGQTVKGTVTKFNPFGAFVKLDKNIQGLAHISEFVTEAKMQETLKLNKEYNFKILSIKPSEYRMALKPILE
- a CDS encoding MBL fold metallo-hydrolase, producing the protein MKITWHGQSCFKLLVKSNNGGKITILIDPFDKEIGLNPPRGGADVVLITHNHHDHNNLKAVSGTPFVISGPGEYDIKGVPIKGVYSYHDNSKGSENGVNTIYVIEAENMQICHLGDLGQKELTDEQLDKMGEIDILMVPVGGTWTIDGEGAVKIINQIEPSITIPMHYKIPGINIKLEKVDDFLKEIGVQQKTVDELDVKKLDLGEDMKVVVMKPL
- the gyrA gene encoding DNA gyrase subunit A, whose translation is MKEKQDNNKYKENKGNQDINEGPKKNIELKEITEEMQESYLDYAMSVIVARALPDVRDGLKPVHRRILYAMHDMGLSSGAKYRKSATVVGETLGKYHPHGDMAVYDSMVRMAQDFAMRYPLVDGQGNFGSVDGDNAAAMRYTETRLTPIAEEMLKDIEKDTIDFVPNYDNTRVEPKVLPSRIPQLLLNGTLGIAVGMATSIPPHNLTEVIDATNHLIDNPKATVEDLFQFIKGPDFPTGGEIYNKKEIIQAYVFGKGPILNRAKIDIIEEKGKFRIIISELTYQTNKSTLLEKIADLVKEKKLEGIRDIRDESDKDGIRIVIELKNDAFPQKILNKLYKYTELQKTFHLNMLALTEGIQPQTLSLKQVLTQFIEHRQIVVTRRYKFELAKTTERVHILEGLAKALKNIDKVIELIKKSKDREDAKLGLMKTFKLTEIQANAILEMRLQTLAGLERKKILDELEEKLKLIKEIEDILANPKKILKKVKDELLEIRQKYGDERKTKVFTSKVGEFAEEDLIADQEIIVTVTNTGYIKRVDPKSYRAQNRGGKGMIGIKTKEEDFVEHFFVCSTHDDLLFFSNKGKVFQNKAYEIPEATRVSRGRAIVNILGLSSEEKISAVVPLEREKKGTNGNNIQSKFLAMVTKKGIIKKTEVDKFRNIRKGGMAAITLDKGDDLKWVKITHGDDEIMLVTKLGQAIKFSEKDLRPMGRNAMGVRGVKLRVIKSKDKEEFTDAVVGMEIITANTKKLNPDILVVSSNGYGKRTPVDNFKVQRRGGVGIKAANTTEKTGSLIGIRMITPEKEDLIVTSEKGNVIRTSIKNISKLGRVTQGVRIMKLADKDKVASIACV
- a CDS encoding class I SAM-dependent methyltransferase codes for the protein MTLGTGGFLNPGETIKQLNIAKGMQVVDFGCGAGYFVIPMAKMVFEQGKVYALDVLDSALESVRSKAKIEGLFNIVVRRCNLEVLNSSGLDNNSMDLILLSNILFQSDNKPGIIKEAVRVLKKSGELAIIDWRANQPLGPSKELIVPIENIKKLAEENGLIFKKDILVDKYHWGMIFTK
- a CDS encoding extracellular solute-binding protein, coding for MEKKQILIIVCAAIAIIIVVIIFGLMSREKCKPANLEMWGVYDESEIYNEFIDEYKKTAECQVTIIYKKKSFETYEKELVDAFAVDQGPDIWLIHNTWLAKHKEKIKEMPEDLLLLADFRKIFVEVAEHDLVDSGKIYGLPLYIDTLALFYNKNYFNSAGISSPPETWEELIEDLDKLTTKNQWGGIERAGAAIGTAENINRATDILSLLMLQNGTQMVSEDKKTSTINKGVILKDETYYPGKDALRFYTDFSNPSKRNYTWNRQVPYSIDAFADGKSAMMFGYAYHIQNIASKAPYLNYGIATMPQIKDREFDINYANYWAYTVSKKTKSPEEAWKFLLYLTQKEINKRYTQKTGRPTSRRDLIDWQKGDNLNLAVFVGQSLTARSWYQIDPPVIEKIFSDAIESVVLGSANIEKAIEIANDQINLLMKD
- a CDS encoding pilin is translated as MKQNQNKKPAASPASRRARLNAQSAFGGKLLPIITICIMALIAGSLVVNAVVIENPLKYDDIGKIISAIGGLLKVLAIGIGTIMIIIAGIQYMTSAGNEERAAKAKKTILYTLIGVAIVVAVDFIIGLIGEIVGKK
- a CDS encoding pilin, with the protein product MKYLIPVLATIFVLFPVIAHASIILIRCGSLPEYTSKLCYLLEDIQKILYGLSLGIAVIVIIVGGVTYMTAGNDEEKTKRAKKIITNGVIGFAIVLAFSFILGMVMEIIENSLGV
- a CDS encoding TrbC/VirB2 family protein, whose product is MKKLLPVVLLSLMVLPLFASAAAVNPEIAICNILNKIKVVIAALGFGLAVIFLIIGGIQYMTAGGDDEKASKAKKLIINAIIGIAIIFAATFILSLVEGLLIGGGITPNPFGNPCGSY